The Patescibacteria group bacterium nucleotide sequence TAAACCCAACTTGTTCTCGCCGCACAGCCGTGCGCGCATTGGAGCGTAAAGCATAGACATCTTGTTCCTGCCAGTGCACACTGCCGGATGTTGGTGTAAGTAATCCGCCGATCATAGTTAGCACAGTTGTTTTACCACTACCCGATGGACCCATAATCATAACAATCTCACCGGCTCCAACGGCAAAATCCACGCCGTTGACAGCGCGCACTTCGGCTGGCTTACCGGCAGCGAATATTTTCTTTAAGTTTTTTACCTCTAATATATTAGCCATAGATATTACGCCTTAAAGACATCAGCCGGATCAATTGATACCAACACTCGCAATGGCAGCAATGCCGCCACAGCGCTCATCACCAATGTTCCGGCTCCCACCACCGCCAGCTCGCGCACACCAAGATCATAAATGAACCCACCCACAAACTTGGCGGCAATTTCTGCCACGATGGGAGCTAACACACTGCCCACCACAAACCCGATCACTCCAGCCACCAACGACTGCACCAGAGCAATCACAAACAGCTGACTATTCGTATAACCAATGGCTTTTAACACACCATATTCGCGACGCTTTTCCAGTGTGGCGGTAAAAATCATCAAACCGATTATGGCAATGCCGATCGCCACTGCCACAATAACCAGTACACCAAGAATGGGCAAAAACGCTTCTCGGATAATAGCTGAATTGCGTAAAGAAAAATCTTCCCGATCAATTGCTTCCACGCCAGTTAACGCTTGCACGATCGCATCTTCTGATCGTTGAATATTAGAAGACCGCACTAGAAAGTAATTAACAAACCCATTAAATTCTGTCAGATCAACCAAATCATCCATGGTCACGAACGCATAGCTAAACACCAACACATGACCACCGGAACTGATACCGGAAATTTTGAAAGTCTTGTCTAAAATGTCGAGCGTGTCACCAATGGCTAAACCTTGATCGGTAGCAAAGGCTTCGTCAATAATAATCTCGTTCGTACCTGGTGAAGTTGTCCCATAAACGGATTTATACGGTTTGACGAATTGTGTTGGATCAATCCCAACCAGGTATAAATGTTGGTCTGATCCATTCAATTTTATGTTAACTCGTCGTCCAACAAATGGAGCCACTTGTGTAACATCCGGTTGTGCCTCAAGCGTGGCTTGTGCCGTGCTGGGTAGAATAGAAATCGTGTGGCTCATGTCACCACTACCGGTTTGACCAACCCATAAATCGGCTGGAATACTTCCCAGAAACCGAGTCATTTGTGTGTTCCAACCCTGATATAAACCCACCATCAGCAAAATAAGCATCACAGCAAACCCAACCCCGCCGACTGTGATCAGGAGCCTCCCCTTTTCACCAAGTAAATTTCGTCCGGCAATTATGGCTGTTGGTGTCATGGTTATTAGTTTAGCACTACACTTATCTCATACACAAATGAAAGAAGTATGCAGCTCATACATATTATTGAAAAACTAAAGGTTTTAAATTAATCAAGTAGAGACGTGCCACCGGCACGTCTCTACTTGATTAATTTTCTAAATACTCATCTTTTTAACGATCCATTTATTAAGTACTTGTAAACTATCAATTAATTCTGCCTCTTCGGCTCCAAATGAAGCTCGAACATAACCTTCTTTACCAAACGCACTGCCCGGTGTTAGTGCTACACCGGCTTCAGATAAGGCGCGCTGACAAAATTCTGCCGATAAAATGTTCATAACACCAATTATTTTTAATGGGAAAAAACAATATAAACCGGAAGCTGGAGCTGGAATGTTACAACCAAATAATTTATTAAACTCACTCACAAAAACATCTCTGCGTTTTTGCATGGTAGTTTTTACATCCAACATAATAGTGTTTGCCTGATTCAGTGCACCTAAAGCAGCATACTGGCTAATACTAGATGTACCAGTGGTGCTTTGACTTTGAATTTTAGTTAAGACTTTGATCACAGCAGTGTCAGCAAACACAAACCCCACGCGCCAGCCGGTCATGGCAAAATGTTTTGAACAACTTTGAATCACAACAATATTTTCTTTACTAGTCTGCACTTCAGGAAAAGATGCGACCGACACAAATTCATCTTGATATGTTAAACCACTATAAACCTCATCCGATAATAATAAAATATTTTTCTCTCTCACTAAGGTCACTAAATCATGTAACACTTCAGGTTTATACACAACACCGGTGGGATTATTACAATTATTAATAATAATCATTTTGGTACGAGCAGTGATTTTTTGTTTTATTTCTGCTATTGGTAGTTGCCAATTATTTTCTATCTTAGTTTCAACGATAATACTTTTACCACCAAACAAAGTTATCAGAGCCGGATAAGACACCCAGTATGGTGAAATAATTATCACTTCATCACCCTGACTAATCGCACTTTGCAGTAAGGCATAAATACCAAACTTGCCGCCGCAGGTTACGAGAGTTTCTTGGCTAGAAAAATTAGTGTGATAAGTTGTGTTCATCCAGCTAGCTACTGCCGCGCGTAATTCCGGAACGCCTGCCACTGGTGGATAAAGCGTTTTTCCAGCTTGTATCGCCTGTTCAGCGGCCACACACATAGCAGCATGAGGTGGCAACATTGGTTCACCGGCACTTAAATTATAGATTCTTTCACCTTTAGCCTTTTTTTCCGCCGCTAAACTATTCATCGCCACAGTAGCGGACTCGGCTAAATTTAAGTGCGTGGTAAAAGGCATAAGTGGGATTATTTTTTTAGCTTATTTTTTTATCTCGGCAATTAATTTATACAAAATATCTTTAATTAAGCCGGGATTTTCTATCTTGGCTTTTTTTATCCATAAATCATAATTATCAGATAATTGACGTTCTCGGGTTGCATCAAATACCGGCAAGTTGTGTAGTTTTTTATAGTCTTGAATTTGCTTACCAATCGTCAAACGCTGACCTATCAGTTTGATCAACTTTTGATCTATTTTTTCTATATCAGACCGCCATATAGCTAACATGCCATTAATTATTTCTTCACAATTATAAACGTCGTTAAATTTGGCCGCATGTCTTGAATATTGCGTTCTAAAATTTTTAAGCCATATAATCCCGCCGCCCGAGCTGGAGCAATCACCGCTGTAGCCGCTGGTAATAAACCAGCCTTAAGATCACGCGCGGCTTTGGCGGTATCGGCCCACTCGATTACATTTACTGCTGGAAATTCACGCTTAATATAACGCTGACATTGTAAAACAGCTTGCGAATGAGTCGCAATATTTTTTATCTCGGTTCTGGTTAAGCCCGGTAACACTAACAAACATTGTTGCACTTCTAACCAAAGTTCATCTACTAAAGTAAAATTATGTCGGCCCATTGCCTCAAAGGCTTCACGTACTAGACCACCTTGTGAGTTCACGACTGGAAACAAACCAACTTCGACTTCGCCTCGTTCTAACCGGGCTAATACTCCTTCCATATCAATGGCATAAACCAGTTCGGCTGTTAAACCTTCACGCT carries:
- a CDS encoding prephenate dehydratase domain-containing protein, with product MMEVIKKIAISGDAGSFSEEAGHLYIEREGLTAELVYAIDMEGVLARLERGEVEVGLFPVVNSQGGLVREAFEAMGRHNFTLVDELWLEVQQCLLVLPGLTRTEIKNIATHSQAVLQCQRYIKREFPAVNVIEWADTAKAARDLKAGLLPAATAVIAPARAAGLYGLKILERNIQDMRPNLTTFIIVKK
- a CDS encoding chorismate mutase, which gives rise to MLAIWRSDIEKIDQKLIKLIGQRLTIGKQIQDYKKLHNLPVFDATRERQLSDNYDLWIKKAKIENPGLIKDILYKLIAEIKK
- a CDS encoding ABC transporter permease; its protein translation is MTPTAIIAGRNLLGEKGRLLITVGGVGFAVMLILLMVGLYQGWNTQMTRFLGSIPADLWVGQTGSGDMSHTISILPSTAQATLEAQPDVTQVAPFVGRRVNIKLNGSDQHLYLVGIDPTQFVKPYKSVYGTTSPGTNEIIIDEAFATDQGLAIGDTLDILDKTFKISGISSGGHVLVFSYAFVTMDDLVDLTEFNGFVNYFLVRSSNIQRSEDAIVQALTGVEAIDREDFSLRNSAIIREAFLPILGVLVIVAVAIGIAIIGLMIFTATLEKRREYGVLKAIGYTNSQLFVIALVQSLVAGVIGFVVGSVLAPIVAEIAAKFVGGFIYDLGVRELAVVGAGTLVMSAVAALLPLRVLVSIDPADVFKA
- a CDS encoding aminotransferase class I/II-fold pyridoxal phosphate-dependent enzyme; translation: MPFTTHLNLAESATVAMNSLAAEKKAKGERIYNLSAGEPMLPPHAAMCVAAEQAIQAGKTLYPPVAGVPELRAAVASWMNTTYHTNFSSQETLVTCGGKFGIYALLQSAISQGDEVIIISPYWVSYPALITLFGGKSIIVETKIENNWQLPIAEIKQKITARTKMIIINNCNNPTGVVYKPEVLHDLVTLVREKNILLLSDEVYSGLTYQDEFVSVASFPEVQTSKENIVVIQSCSKHFAMTGWRVGFVFADTAVIKVLTKIQSQSTTGTSSISQYAALGALNQANTIMLDVKTTMQKRRDVFVSEFNKLFGCNIPAPASGLYCFFPLKIIGVMNILSAEFCQRALSEAGVALTPGSAFGKEGYVRASFGAEEAELIDSLQVLNKWIVKKMSI